A single genomic interval of Halomonas sp. GT harbors:
- a CDS encoding DUF294 nucleotidyltransferase-like domain-containing protein → MHMVYRASPWRSLVCHHGSLDISALSAPLRDFYTNTSLFNPSLSDAYAAQLSFVETLVRYDLPAWRISELISDHISWLYRQSIAAALDEMQAQGWGKPPVDYCVVTLGSAARFESLLGPDQDNALIIDDYPDARHVEIDGYFQALGERFTQRLDEAGIPLCRGHVMARWPMWRKRLSEWQQQFEIWSADRQVKRVQQTNIWLDFYPVAGNVGLAQTLGQRVRSTLSSAPLFMNEMTALLDELPVALDRFGRIASHPGLAAPYDQAIDLKHQGLMPLISAVRLLCVRYQRSEIGTRERLTALAHFTHALTKEQSDLLLAAFKRMQYLLLEQQRHNKSHGQVADGWVDLRRLRDDERLLLKFDLQQIKAFVNQVKRL, encoded by the coding sequence ATGCACATGGTATATCGTGCTTCCCCTTGGCGCTCCTTGGTATGTCATCATGGTTCATTGGATATATCAGCGCTAAGTGCTCCACTTCGCGATTTTTACACGAATACCTCTCTCTTTAATCCATCCTTATCTGACGCCTATGCCGCACAGCTCTCTTTTGTTGAGACATTGGTGCGTTATGACTTGCCTGCTTGGCGTATTAGCGAACTCATTAGTGACCACATTTCTTGGCTTTATCGTCAATCGATTGCAGCCGCGCTAGATGAGATGCAGGCGCAAGGGTGGGGGAAACCGCCCGTGGATTACTGTGTTGTTACGCTCGGCTCGGCGGCACGCTTTGAAAGTTTGCTTGGGCCTGATCAGGACAATGCGCTGATTATTGATGACTATCCTGACGCTCGACACGTTGAAATTGATGGCTACTTTCAGGCGTTAGGCGAACGCTTTACACAACGCTTAGATGAAGCTGGCATTCCGCTTTGTCGTGGCCATGTCATGGCGCGTTGGCCAATGTGGCGTAAGCGTTTGAGCGAATGGCAGCAACAATTTGAAATTTGGAGTGCTGACCGTCAGGTTAAGCGGGTGCAGCAAACTAATATATGGCTCGATTTTTATCCTGTGGCAGGGAATGTTGGGCTTGCACAAACGTTAGGCCAACGGGTGCGTTCAACCCTCTCAAGTGCACCTTTGTTCATGAATGAAATGACTGCGTTGTTAGATGAGTTGCCGGTGGCGCTTGACCGGTTTGGTCGTATTGCTTCACATCCTGGGTTAGCTGCCCCCTATGACCAAGCAATCGATCTTAAGCATCAAGGATTGATGCCCTTAATAAGCGCTGTCCGATTGCTCTGTGTGCGTTACCAGCGAAGTGAGATAGGCACACGTGAACGGCTAACGGCACTCGCCCATTTCACTCATGCACTGACGAAGGAGCAATCGGATTTACTGCTAGCCGCTTTTAAGCGTATGCAGTACTTGCTTCTAGAGCAGCAGCGCCATAATAAGTCCCATGGGCAGGTAGCAGATGGATGGGTGGACCTCCGACGTCTTCGTGATGATGAGCGATTACTGCTGAAGTTTGATTTGCAGCAAATAAAAGCGTTTGTTAACCAAGTGAAACGCTTATAA
- a CDS encoding sensor histidine kinase: protein MRTDAVILGTAFGYLALLFVVAAWGDRRAEQGRSLIGSPTVYALSIAVYCTAWTFYGSVGRAADHGPSFLLIYLGPTLAMLLAPVVIRKMVRIASRQRITSIADFISARYGKSTSLGALVALMALICITPYIALQLKAITVSHAVLVNYPNTADATLVDERFWLDKSLWVALVLAVFIILFGTRHLDASERHEGMVAAIALESLVKLIAFMAVGIFVVFVLYEGPSALFASVATMPDVAEKMGLESVPGGATGWAGMLILAFLAFLTLPRQFQVLVVENVDEQHLARASWLFPLYMLLINLFVIPIAFAGLLLGAGAGDSDSFVLTLPLSAGLEGLPLLVFIGGLSAATGMVIVETIALSTMVSNQLVMPLLLRTQRLHLSTSGELAGWLLGIRRIAIVLILLLGYLYHALIGDSYSLVTIGLVSFAGVAQFAPALLIGLYWRGATRQGATAGLIAGFVVWCYTLLLPGFAQSGWLDATFLTQGPWGISWLMPYRLFGLEDWDIYSHALLWSMLANVGLLIGVSLFTRPTPLEQTQAALFTEALHPNLQTTSLWRGQTTQGALKELLIRYLGNQVTHRVFNQSINKSDYRSDEPATADLITRSEQALAGSLGSASARVLINSVVRREALDLESILSILDTTSQTLEYNRRLEQKSQELVAVSDELRSANEQLRELDRLKDEFVAMVSHELRTPLTSIRAFAEILRDSDQLPDEKRQHFLGVIVHESQRLSRLIEEILDLARLESGRLTLHPVTLDLAALARQSIDAVARLHEDRGITLDISLEADPAMVVGDQDRLEQVIINLLDNASKFADRQHPQVRLALYRHRNHFRLSVEDNGPGISADERERVFEKFHQIQQSGETPRGRPKGSGLGLPISRGIIAHLGGRLWVEDAKTLGGACLTLELPAAPKESTLDNSSQLTGE, encoded by the coding sequence ATGCGTACAGATGCAGTTATTCTAGGGACGGCATTTGGCTATTTGGCGCTGCTGTTTGTCGTCGCCGCGTGGGGCGACCGACGTGCCGAGCAGGGTCGATCATTGATTGGCTCGCCCACGGTTTATGCCCTCTCAATTGCCGTTTACTGCACTGCATGGACCTTTTATGGCAGCGTGGGACGCGCAGCAGACCACGGCCCCAGTTTCCTGCTTATCTATCTCGGCCCAACCCTGGCGATGCTTCTCGCCCCTGTCGTCATTCGCAAAATGGTACGCATCGCATCCCGCCAGCGCATTACTTCTATTGCTGATTTTATTAGTGCTCGTTATGGCAAAAGCACCAGTTTAGGCGCACTCGTTGCATTAATGGCACTCATTTGTATAACGCCATACATTGCACTGCAGTTAAAAGCGATCACCGTTAGCCATGCAGTACTGGTGAATTACCCCAATACAGCGGATGCCACCCTGGTTGATGAGCGTTTCTGGCTGGATAAATCGCTTTGGGTCGCCTTAGTACTTGCGGTTTTTATTATTCTTTTCGGCACTCGCCATCTCGATGCAAGTGAACGACATGAGGGAATGGTCGCTGCTATTGCCTTGGAGTCACTGGTAAAGCTAATTGCTTTTATGGCCGTCGGTATTTTTGTGGTGTTTGTGTTGTATGAAGGCCCCAGCGCGCTATTTGCCAGCGTCGCCACGATGCCTGACGTGGCAGAAAAAATGGGATTGGAAAGTGTACCAGGCGGTGCCACTGGTTGGGCCGGAATGCTAATACTCGCTTTTCTGGCCTTTTTAACTCTGCCTCGTCAGTTCCAGGTGTTGGTTGTCGAAAATGTCGATGAACAGCATTTAGCCAGGGCGAGCTGGTTATTTCCTCTTTATATGCTGCTCATCAATCTGTTTGTTATTCCTATCGCCTTTGCTGGCCTTCTATTAGGTGCTGGCGCGGGTGATTCCGATAGTTTTGTGCTGACACTGCCCCTTTCTGCTGGGCTTGAAGGATTACCCTTGCTCGTATTTATAGGTGGTCTTTCAGCAGCTACCGGCATGGTAATTGTAGAAACAATTGCACTTTCTACCATGGTGAGTAATCAGCTCGTTATGCCCTTACTACTTAGAACACAACGCCTTCACTTGAGCACGTCTGGCGAGTTGGCAGGTTGGCTGTTGGGCATTCGCCGCATTGCCATTGTGCTGATCCTGCTACTTGGCTATCTATATCACGCGCTGATTGGTGACTCCTACAGCCTTGTCACTATCGGGCTTGTCTCATTTGCGGGGGTCGCACAATTTGCCCCAGCCCTGTTGATTGGCCTTTACTGGCGCGGTGCAACTCGCCAAGGAGCTACCGCTGGCTTAATCGCAGGCTTTGTAGTTTGGTGCTATACGTTACTGCTGCCAGGCTTTGCCCAATCCGGTTGGTTAGATGCAACGTTTCTGACTCAGGGACCTTGGGGTATTTCATGGCTGATGCCTTACCGCTTATTTGGCCTGGAAGATTGGGATATTTACTCCCACGCACTGCTGTGGAGCATGTTGGCAAATGTCGGCTTACTGATTGGCGTGTCACTTTTTACCCGCCCGACGCCACTCGAACAAACCCAAGCTGCCCTTTTTACTGAAGCCTTACATCCTAACTTGCAAACGACCTCGTTATGGAGAGGACAGACGACTCAAGGCGCTTTAAAAGAATTACTTATTCGCTACCTTGGCAATCAAGTCACCCATCGCGTGTTTAACCAAAGCATTAATAAAAGCGACTATCGCTCTGACGAACCTGCAACGGCTGATTTGATTACCCGTTCAGAGCAGGCGCTTGCAGGCTCACTTGGCAGTGCATCAGCGCGCGTACTGATCAATTCAGTAGTGCGCAGAGAAGCACTGGATCTTGAGTCAATTTTGAGCATTTTAGACACCACGTCACAAACCCTGGAGTACAACCGTCGGCTAGAACAAAAATCTCAAGAATTAGTCGCCGTAAGTGACGAGTTACGCAGCGCCAATGAACAGCTGCGCGAGCTTGATCGCTTGAAAGATGAATTTGTCGCCATGGTGAGCCATGAGCTGCGAACTCCCCTAACCTCGATACGTGCCTTTGCCGAAATATTACGCGATAGCGATCAATTACCCGATGAAAAACGCCAACATTTTCTGGGTGTTATTGTCCATGAGAGCCAGCGCCTTTCGCGTTTAATCGAAGAAATTCTTGATCTTGCGCGCTTAGAGAGCGGTCGCTTGACGCTGCACCCTGTCACCCTTGACCTAGCTGCCCTAGCGAGGCAAAGCATCGATGCAGTTGCCCGTTTACATGAAGATCGAGGTATTACCCTCGATATCAGTTTAGAGGCTGACCCCGCCATGGTGGTCGGTGACCAAGACCGCTTGGAGCAAGTCATTATTAATCTGCTCGATAACGCTAGTAAATTTGCTGACCGCCAGCATCCTCAAGTGCGGCTGGCACTTTATCGGCACCGCAATCATTTTCGGTTAAGCGTTGAAGATAACGGGCCAGGTATCAGCGCTGATGAACGTGAACGCGTGTTTGAGAAATTTCATCAAATACAGCAAAGCGGAGAGACACCACGCGGTCGCCCTAAAGGCAGTGGCCTTGGTCTGCCAATTAGCCGCGGGATCATCGCCCACCTTGGCGGGCGGCTCTGGGTGGAAGACGCTAAAACTCTGGGTGGTGCGTGCTTAACCCTAGAACTGCCAGCAGCCCCTAAGGAGTCCACCCTAGATAACTCTTCGCAGCTTACGGGGGAATAG
- a CDS encoding HlyU family transcriptional regulator — translation MFKKLFSGLLGGGEAGASEGSTKAAEPVEYKEYLIVSQPDNQSGQFRVSGWIRKLDGEGVTHEHRFERSDMLPGREACDAMMVAKAQRFIDEVGEEMFSADPRNASEA, via the coding sequence ATGTTTAAAAAACTATTTTCTGGCCTGTTGGGTGGTGGAGAGGCTGGCGCCTCGGAAGGAAGCACCAAAGCGGCTGAACCAGTTGAATATAAAGAGTATTTAATTGTGTCTCAGCCTGATAATCAAAGCGGACAATTTCGGGTTAGTGGTTGGATTCGTAAGTTAGATGGCGAAGGCGTTACTCACGAGCACCGCTTTGAACGCTCTGACATGCTGCCAGGGCGTGAAGCCTGTGATGCGATGATGGTCGCTAAAGCGCAGCGTTTTATTGATGAAGTGGGTGAGGAGATGTTTTCGGCTGATCCTCGTAATGCTAGTGAAGCCTAG